Proteins from a genomic interval of Anomalospiza imberbis isolate Cuckoo-Finch-1a 21T00152 chromosome 18, ASM3175350v1, whole genome shotgun sequence:
- the RHOF gene encoding rho-related GTP-binding protein RhoF isoform X2 encodes MEAANGAVPEGAAEQPRGPAAAPSGRKEVKVVIVGDGGCGKTSLLMVYAKGSFPEQYAPSVFEKYTTSVTVGKKEVTLNLYDTAGQEDYDRLRPLSYQNTNVVLICYDVMNPTSYDNVAAKWYPEVNHFCRGVPLVLIGCKTDLRKDKEQLRKLRAAKQEPITYNQGEAACKEINAQIYLECSAKCRENIENVFKEATAIALSAMKKAKGHRKRKVCSVL; translated from the exons ATGGAAGCGGCCAACGGGGCCGTGCCCGAGGGCGCGGCGGAgcagccccgcggccccgcggccgccccgtcGGGCAGGAAGGAGGTGAAGGTGGTGATCGTGGGCGACGGAGGCTGCGGGAAGACGTCGCTGCTGATGGTGTACGCCAAGGGCTCCTTCCCCGAG CAATACGCGCCCTCTGTTTTCGAGAAGTACACAACGAGTGTGACGGTGGGGAAGAAGGAGGTCACCCTGAACCTGTACGACACCGCAG GGCAGGAGGACTACGATCGGCTACGGCCACTTTCTTACCAGAACACCAATGTCGTATTAATCTGCTACGATGTCATGAACCCCACTAGCTATGATAATGTAGCAGCCAAG TGGTATCCTGAAGTGAATCACTTCTGCCGGGGTGTCCCGCTCGTGCTGATCGGCTGCAAGACTGACCTTCGGAAGGACAAGGAGCAGCTGCGCAAGCTCAGGGCTGCCAAGCAGGAGCCCATCACCTACAACCAG GGTGAGGCAGCTTGCAAGGAGATTAACGCACAAATTTACCTGGAATGCTCAGCAAAATGTCGTGAGAacatagaaaatgtttttaaagaagCCACAGCCATTGCACTGAGTGCCATGAAGAAAGCCAAGGGCCACAGGAAACGGAAAGTGTGCTCAGTGTTATGA
- the RHOF gene encoding rho-related GTP-binding protein RhoF isoform X1: protein MLLWYLSIEVKSISASWKWPKEATCRSKTAVPGGRIHEVLQLGEVLTRVPGAAYVQTRARNCWGSRHWTASLPCRPSELCESSALLEVVFQYAPSVFEKYTTSVTVGKKEVTLNLYDTAGQEDYDRLRPLSYQNTNVVLICYDVMNPTSYDNVAAKWYPEVNHFCRGVPLVLIGCKTDLRKDKEQLRKLRAAKQEPITYNQGEAACKEINAQIYLECSAKCRENIENVFKEATAIALSAMKKAKGHRKRKVCSVL, encoded by the exons CTGGAAATGGCCGAAAGAGGCGACGTGTAGATCTAA GACGGCTGTTCCCGGTGGTAGAATCCATgaagtgctgcagctgggagaggtCCTAACGCGTGTGCCTGGCGCTGCGTACGTGCAAACCAGGGCCAGAAATTGCTGGGGCAGCAGGCACTGGACAGCGAGCCTGCCGTGCCGCCCCAGTGAGTTGTGTGAGTCCTCAGCACTGCTGGAAGTTGTTTTT CAATACGCGCCCTCTGTTTTCGAGAAGTACACAACGAGTGTGACGGTGGGGAAGAAGGAGGTCACCCTGAACCTGTACGACACCGCAG GGCAGGAGGACTACGATCGGCTACGGCCACTTTCTTACCAGAACACCAATGTCGTATTAATCTGCTACGATGTCATGAACCCCACTAGCTATGATAATGTAGCAGCCAAG TGGTATCCTGAAGTGAATCACTTCTGCCGGGGTGTCCCGCTCGTGCTGATCGGCTGCAAGACTGACCTTCGGAAGGACAAGGAGCAGCTGCGCAAGCTCAGGGCTGCCAAGCAGGAGCCCATCACCTACAACCAG GGTGAGGCAGCTTGCAAGGAGATTAACGCACAAATTTACCTGGAATGCTCAGCAAAATGTCGTGAGAacatagaaaatgtttttaaagaagCCACAGCCATTGCACTGAGTGCCATGAAGAAAGCCAAGGGCCACAGGAAACGGAAAGTGTGCTCAGTGTTATGA